Below is a window of Terriglobus sp. RCC_193 DNA.
GGAAGAAGAACTGGCGCGTGTTACGCAGATCGTGTCGCAGACACTGCGTTTCCAGCGCGCCGGTACCATACCAACGGAAGTCGTCCCGGAAGCATTAATTGACTCCGTACTGTCGCTGCATCAGGGGCGGCTCCATCATCGCCGCATCCAGATTCATCGCAGGCACCGTCCATCCACGGCGTTCCGTTGCGCGGAAGGCGACGTGCGCCAGATCCTTAACAATCTGGTGGGCAACGCCATCGATGCCATGAGTCAGGAAGGCGGCACACTGACGCTGCGGACCGCCCCCGCCCGCGATCGGCACACCGGCCAATCCGGCATCCGCATCCTCGTCTCAGATACCGGACACGGCATGCCGCGCCATACCTCCGCTCACATCTTCGAGCCCTTCTACACCACCAAGGGTGCCAGGGGCTCGGGTCTGGGTCTATGGATTTCCAGCACGCTGGCCATCCGCATGGGCGGTCGTATCTCCATGCGTTCCCGGACAGGCGGCGGAAGCCACGGCGGCACCACATTTTCCGTCTTCATCCCGGATGCTGTCGTCATAGAACAGCAATCCTCTGAAGACGAACGGATAGCGCGAGCCGCCTGAATCCACAAAAAACGGTACAATTGTAGGGTTGAGATCACAACTCACCTAGGGAGCACCATGTCGCAGCGCACGTTTTCCATCGTCAAGCCGGACGCCGTCCGCAAGGGTCACACCGGAGCCATTCTCGCCAAGATTGAAGAGGCTGGTTTCAAGATCGTCTCCATCAAGAAGATGTCGCTGACCGACGAGCAGGCGCAGGGCTTCTATCACGTTCACAGCGAGCGCCCCTTCTTCAAGGACCTGACAAAGTTCATGTCCTCCGGTCCCATCTTCCCCATGGTTCTGGAGAAGGACAACGCGATTGCTGACCTGCGCAAGCTGATGGGCGCCACCAACCCGGCCAACGCTGAAGAAGGCACCATCCGCAAGCAGTTCGCCGCATCCATCGAAGAGAACGCGATCCACGGCTCCGATGCCGAGGACACCGCAGCTTTTGAGATCGGCTACTTCTTCGCCGGTTACGAAGTGAAGTAGTTCCGCTTTTGCAGTACAGAACAGTACAAACACTGAGGCCGCTCCCACCTGGAAGCGGCCTCGGTATTTGTACTGGCAACAGGCTTACGGTGCCTGCTTTCGAGCCTCGCGTGCCATTTGATCGGCCTGCTCTTTCGCTCTTCGAGCAGCATCGCGCGACAACTGTTCCGCCTGCCTCTGCTTCTCACGCGCTTCCTTCATTTTTTCGCGCGCCTGCTCCATCTCCCGGCGCGCATGGTCCTTCTGTTCCCGGGTCAGGTCCTTTGCATCCTCCAGCGACTTCTGGCTGGCCGCAAGCGCATCTTCCGCCTGCTTCAACGCGTTCGCCGTAATCGCGTTCACATCCGGCATCTGAATAGTGAGGGTATCCGGTGGTGTGGGTGGCATGGGAGGAACCGGCACACCCGACAGCTTCTGCGGCGCAGCCGGCGGCTTCAAACCACCACCCGCCGTATTGCGGCTTACGTTAATGTCACCGTGCGAGGTGTTGATCCGCACCTGAGGCCCACCACCGTTCACCGTACCGGTCAGGATGCCTTTGCCCGGCGAATTCGTGGAATCGAACTCGCTGTTCACATCGCCATCGCTGGTCTCTGCCTGCAGATTGAACTTGCCCTTGTCCGGCAGCGTCAGCGTCACGGAGCCATTCTGGTTGTCGATGGTAATTAAGCCAACCGGCAGCGCCGCATCCACCTTCACGTCACCGTGATTGTTCACTACCTTCAGTTCGCCGGAGACCTTATCCAGCGTCACGTTGCGACTGCGGGTCTGCACCAGCGCAGGTCCCACCACCTGGTCCGCCTCAATGTCATCGCGATCGATGGAGAAACTGCCGTACAGCCGCGAGAAACTCAGATCGGTGCGGCTGCTGTTGTAGGCCACCCGTCCGCTCACACGCTGCACATTCGCTCCGCCAAAGAAGTCGCCATGAATCGTCGCGCTTCCCGTAATGTCGGTCAACGTCACTTCGTTGCCGGTGCCGTCCACCGTCGTATCACCCGCAACGCTGCGGATATTCACGTCGTGATGGCGATTGTTGCCGTGCACCTGCACCGGGCCGGTGATGGCTGCCACTTCCACATCGCCGTTGTCCGCTGTCACCACCAGCGGCGCCTTCATATTCGTCACATGAACGTCACCGCGTGTGCTGTTCAGCAGCAGACGGGTTGTGGGAGGCACTAGCAGCGTCACATCGGCTGTACCGCCCTGCACCGTGGGAACACGCAGCGTCAGGTTGTCATCCGCACCTTCAAACACCGGCGAAAGATCACGCATACGGTCCGTCGCCGCATTATCTGAATTTGTGTATACCGACTTGTGCACCGACAGGTGAATCTGCCCATCATCGCTCGTTCCCGCCACGGAGAGATCGCCGCGCGGATTCACGATGGATAACGACCCACCCGACCGGATCGTCCGCAGGATTGGAGCGGCATCTTCCTCGTGCTTCTGGCCGAAGAAATGTTCCATCCCTTCGCCCTTGAAGCCAAAGAACTGCATACCGTTGTTGTCCGCGCGCCATTGCAGCGTATGCGTTGCCAGGCCAATGCAGGCCAGCACCACCAGCACGAAGATCACGCCGCCGCCAATGCTGTAACGCATCGGCGGTGCATCCGCGGGAGCCATGGCACGATCAATGCCCCACTCCACCAGCCGCAACACGCCCACCGCAATGAACAGCAGCGGCCACCAGTGCGCGTACCAGTTGAAGAAACCAATCGTGGAAAGTTTGCCCGAGTGGATCAGGAAGAAGATCACACCAATCGTGATCAGCAGAATCGGTCCAATCAGCGAAGTCCGCCGATGGCCGCGCCAGTACATCTTTATCTGGTCGCGCTGCACGCGGGTCTGCATCTTCCATGCCGCCGCGGCAGCTTTCTGCTGTGCCCGGCCCTGGCGATCGGCCATCCGCTGCTGATCGCGATAGAACCGCTGTTGCGCCTTCTGCCAGCGCGGATCATAACGCGGGTCGCGGCTGGGGTCATAGCGCGGATCGTTGACGTTGGTGGGGTCGAACGGTGCGTTCGGATCTCCACTCGGAGGATAGGGAGGCTGGTTTGGAGGTGTCGTGCTCATGGCTCTTTACCGTCCTTCCTCGCCGTTGTCGGCGTTCAGATCGTTCTCTGGCCGCGTGTACTTCGGCACAAATGAAACAGGCTCATCCTTGGATGCAACCGGCTCCTCGGGCACAACCGGGCCCGGCTGTCCGGGATAACCCGGATATCCCGGATACATCGGCTGGCTCGCGGCCATCTTGCTCTGTGCCACACGTTCCGCCAGCATCAGCGCGCCGATGGCAATCAGCAGGATCGGCCAGGAATTACCCCACGAGATCGCGTGGACTCCCTGCAGCAGCGTCAACAGACCCACCACAAAGAGGATCGTTGCGCCGCGGTACGCTCCCGCACTGCCCCAATCCAGCATGGGGCTGCCTTCGGGATAAACCGCCCGTAATGCCATGCGGCGGCGAATGTACAGGAATACACCGAGCGCCATCACAAACAGTCCGCCCATGGCCTCGCCCTCAAGGAAGGCAAAGGGATGCAGCGTGGATATCAGCGCCAGGACACCCAGACCAATGAGCCAGAACGCACCGGCAGGAATCTGCTTCGCCGGAGGTACAGGAGGCATCGGCGGCACAGGAGGCATGCCATAAGCCGGCGGCGGCACAGGAGGCACACCATACGCGGCTGGATCATACGGCGGCGCATAGCCCGCAGGCGGAGGTGCATAACCCGCTGGCGGAGGTGCGTAGCCTGCTGGCGGCACCGGCGTGGTGTTTTGCGAATACACGTTCCCCGCGGGATCCACCTGATAGCTGCTCGTGTTTCCGGCAGCATCGGTACGCGAGTAATAGCTGGCTCCCGTCGCCGCGTCATAGCGCGCCTCTTCCATCGCCGGTGCAGCGCCGGGCATGCGGCCCACCGTCTGCGACCACGTGCGATTCAAGTCCGGATGCGATTGTGGCTGGAAGCCAAAGCGCTCGCCAATGTTGTTCAGGCCAAACGGATCGGGCAGTGGGCTTCCATCGCGGCGCGCAAGCGCCGTCTGGTAGGCCTCAAAAGCCATGTAGATCACCCAGCCCGCCACAAAAATCCCGAAGATGTCGGCGACATGGCTGCTCAGAGAAACAAAAACAGCGAAGATTGCCAGGTGCGCCAATCCCTTGGCAAACTGGCCGTTGTACATCGCGCCTACGCCGGGGATAAAGCCCAGCAGACCCGCCAGCAGAGGGTTGGGAATATGCGTTCCCGGCGGTGGAGGATAAGCATAGGGTGGTGGCGGAGGCGGAGGAACTGCCCCTGCCGGGTCATAGTTCGTGCCGTGCGTACCCATCTGCGGATCGTAACCCGCGGAAGCACCCGGCGCAGTGTAACCCTGCTGATCGCTGTTGTCCTGGATGCTCATGCTTGCTCTCCTTTTCCGCGATGATCCACTGCGGAAGTCTCTCTGCTGCTCTGCACTTCCTGGAAGTGCGGTTGGCGCCAATCGCCGTGCAGTTCGTGCCTGGGAAAGGGCGAACTGCTGCGAGGCTGTCCAGAGGGTACGGGACGTTGTTCCGAATCGTCCTTCTTCTCCGGCTGGTTGTTGGTAATGCCGCGTTGCGTCCCGCTGTCGGTATCGCGCTGCATCTCCCGCACACGCGATTCCAGTTCGTACACCACGCGAAGGTTGTCGTAATACCGCACCACCTGGCTGTTCATGCTCCAGAAGCTGCGGCGAAGACTTGAGGGCTTCAGATCGCTGGCACGCAGTGCGCCAACGTGAACACCAAACAGATTCAACGTCAGCGCAATGGAGAAGAACGCCATCGCCGCCGTCATGGCAAAGCGCGGCTGCATCACCGTATGCACCATGCGCGCCCATGCCGTCTTCGGCTCTGGTGCGCGGAAGGGCAGAACCTTTGCGCCCTGGCTATGCCCGAACAAGGAACCGGAATGCGCCACCTGCGCCGCCATGGCGCTGGCCAGGCCTTCATTACCGCTGGTCCGCATCAGGATGCGCGCCACCATGTTCGCTGGCGGAACCGGGTCCTCCTCCTTCAGCATGTCCATCCATGCGTTGCCCTTGCGAATCTCTTCGTAGAGCTTTTCACAGGACGGGCATTCGGCCAGGTGCAGGCGGAAATGCGTATCGTCTTCGGCCAGCAGAACGCCGTCCGCGGCGTCCAGCAGCATGGTCTCGCACTGCGTGCAGGTGAGCCGGCTCATGCGCTTCTTTCCTCCCTCTGTCGAATTTGTCTTCTCATCGCTCACCTACATCACCTTCCTCTCTGTGCGTCCCAGCATCCGCGCCAACTCGGCGCGACCCCGGCTTATTCGGCTCTTTACGGTGCCCTCCGGCACACGCAGAACCGCGGCAATCTCTCGGTAATCCATGTCC
It encodes the following:
- a CDS encoding anti-sigma factor is translated as MSRLTCTQCETMLLDAADGVLLAEDDTHFRLHLAECPSCEKLYEEIRKGNAWMDMLKEEDPVPPANMVARILMRTSGNEGLASAMAAQVAHSGSLFGHSQGAKVLPFRAPEPKTAWARMVHTVMQPRFAMTAAMAFFSIALTLNLFGVHVGALRASDLKPSSLRRSFWSMNSQVVRYYDNLRVVYELESRVREMQRDTDSGTQRGITNNQPEKKDDSEQRPVPSGQPRSSSPFPRHELHGDWRQPHFQEVQSSRETSAVDHRGKGEQA
- the ndk gene encoding nucleoside-diphosphate kinase translates to MSQRTFSIVKPDAVRKGHTGAILAKIEEAGFKIVSIKKMSLTDEQAQGFYHVHSERPFFKDLTKFMSSGPIFPMVLEKDNAIADLRKLMGATNPANAEEGTIRKQFAASIEENAIHGSDAEDTAAFEIGYFFAGYEVK
- a CDS encoding DUF4097 family beta strand repeat-containing protein, encoding MSTTPPNQPPYPPSGDPNAPFDPTNVNDPRYDPSRDPRYDPRWQKAQQRFYRDQQRMADRQGRAQQKAAAAAWKMQTRVQRDQIKMYWRGHRRTSLIGPILLITIGVIFFLIHSGKLSTIGFFNWYAHWWPLLFIAVGVLRLVEWGIDRAMAPADAPPMRYSIGGGVIFVLVVLACIGLATHTLQWRADNNGMQFFGFKGEGMEHFFGQKHEEDAAPILRTIRSGGSLSIVNPRGDLSVAGTSDDGQIHLSVHKSVYTNSDNAATDRMRDLSPVFEGADDNLTLRVPTVQGGTADVTLLVPPTTRLLLNSTRGDVHVTNMKAPLVVTADNGDVEVAAITGPVQVHGNNRHHDVNIRSVAGDTTVDGTGNEVTLTDITGSATIHGDFFGGANVQRVSGRVAYNSSRTDLSFSRLYGSFSIDRDDIEADQVVGPALVQTRSRNVTLDKVSGELKVVNNHGDVKVDAALPVGLITIDNQNGSVTLTLPDKGKFNLQAETSDGDVNSEFDSTNSPGKGILTGTVNGGGPQVRINTSHGDINVSRNTAGGGLKPPAAPQKLSGVPVPPMPPTPPDTLTIQMPDVNAITANALKQAEDALAASQKSLEDAKDLTREQKDHARREMEQAREKMKEAREKQRQAEQLSRDAARRAKEQADQMAREARKQAP